NNNNNNNNNNNNNNNNNNNNNNNNNNNNNNNNNNNNNNNNNNNNNNNNNNNNNNNNNNNNNNNNNNNNNNNNNNNNNNNNNNNNNNNNNNNNNNNNNNNNNNNNNNNNNNNNNNNNNNNNNNNNNNNNNNNNNNNNNNNNNNNNNNNNNNNNNNNNNNNNNNNNNNNNNNNNNNNNNNNNNNNNNNNNNNNNNNNNNNNNNNNNNNNNNNNNNNNNNNNNNNNNNNNNNNNNNNNNNNNNNNNNNNNNNNNNNNNNNNNNNNNNNNNNNNNNNNNNNNNNNNNNNNNNNNNNNNNNNNNNNNNNNNNNNNNNNNNNNNNNNNNNNNNNNNNNNNNNNNNNNNNNNNNNNNNNNNNNNNNNNNNNNNNNNNNNNNNNNNNNNNNNNNNNNNNNNNNNNNNNNAAAATATAAATTACCTGAAATCAAttgcatataaacacaaaatgcTTAGTTTACATTATAAACATAACATGCTTTCTCCTTTTCAATTTGTATTCAATATTCTCTGTCTCATGCAATGAACNNNNNNNNNNNNNNNNNNNNNNNNNNNTCTGGAATTTTCTTCATGTTGGTTACATCATTTGCAATAAGGAAGAGTAAtctgaaagaaagaagagaaaaatctcACCATCATGattgtaaataaaaatgagagCCCATTTTCTTTTAGCCAGTGTTATATAAGGCTATGTCTTATGTATACAATTAGTAAAATGAACAtggattttgcttttatttatgataCTTGCTATGTATGTTGTAGCTATGATTTCCAATATCTGACtataattatcaaatttaaatGTTATTTGATGTCCATGTCCAAAAACCTTCAAAAAACTTAAAGTCCAGGATGCTGTGGCCTGGGTGACATTTCTTAAAAGGCTTCATCAGGCTGTAAATAATTAATAAGGTAAGAATCAAggaaatatcaaaaatttaatattgaAATAGCAACCTTAACATACACAggctgtattatatataacatacaatataaacaaatcataataagaaaataaaatatagtttcaAATAACCTGTGATGCAGAATCAAACACACCAttgcatacacaaaaatatatacaacaaaggtAAGATAAAAGTCACCACTCACGGTTTTGTCTTTTGAAAGTGCAAGTGTTAAGTAGactctattgtttttgttttcaatgtCCCTTGCAAAGCCCCATTCAGTGAGTCTTGCCATATtcttatgtaaatgcatataaagTGTCTACATGTGGAAATTATACACAGAACTGGTATCATTTTGCTGGCCAAGAAATGCAAACATATTTATAATGATCAGCTGTAATGCTCAGATCATCAAAACTATGCTCAAGTACTTCTCTGAAGCACTTTTATATACAGATTAATATGTATGACTTCAATGGAAAGTAAGGAAACTACAAGAAGCTGTGACAAAAGACATTAAGAAGAACCTGCTACAGTACAGAAGATGCAGGCAGCACTGTTGGGAATATATTTTGGTcataaaaataaaccccaaatgtAAGTTTAGACTTGCCTTTGAAGTCATTTTCCTTAATGTAGTCTACTTTATTATTCAAACTGCATACAATGAACAATGGATGGATATTCAGAATTTGCCTTTATCatccaaaaaacaaccaaaatggaaacataataaacaaaacatgatTGTAATAATCATACCAGTTAAAATATTCAACCttaactctttatttcttttttaacattatgAGGTAAGGTTACATACAAATTTCTCCTTACTTAACTTGctaatatatgaaaagaaaacagcaatcTGTCACTTCTACATAGTtggaatattataaataaatcacacTATTACACAACCTTTTGTACACTGGTTCAATGATCAATTGACAATCAAACTAGAAATATGAGAATATATGATCCCTTATTATGGCAACCATGATTTCaagttaatattaacattaaagaCTGAACATANNNNNNNNNNNNNNNNNNNNNNNNNNNNNNNNNNNNNNNNNNNNNNNNNNNNNNNNNNNNNNNNNNNNNNNNNNNNNNNNNNNNNNNNNNNNNNNNNNNNNNNNNNNNNNNNNNNNNNNNNNNNNNNNNNNNNNNNNNNNNNNNNNNNNNNNNNNNNNNNNNNNNNNNNNNNNNNNNNNNNNNNNNNNNNNNNNNNNNNNNNNNNNNNNNNNNNNNNNNNNNNNNNNNNNNNNNNNNNNNNNNNNNNNNNNNNNNNNNNNNNNNNNNNNNNNNNNNNNNNNNNNNNNNNNNNNNNNNNNNNNNNNNNNNNNNNNNNNNNNNNNNNNNNNNNNNNNNNNNNNNNNNNNNNNNNNNNNNNNNNNNNNNNNNNNNNNNNNNNNNNNNNNNNNNNNNNNNATATGTAGGTCTGTAAGGNNNNNNNNNNNNNNNNNNNNNNNNNNNNNNNNNACATATGTATTTTGATTAATTCTTTTGTGTACAAAAACTTAAATGTACTATAGGAAACTTTAGGCCTTTATGGCCTACTGGACCGGAAACCAATGGACAGTCCAAAAAGttattgcatgtatatgtgatGTATTTAGTGTTTTTGATACTTTTTCAGGCTATATACAATTCTTCTTCCAAGTGTTCAATAAATATTATTCTCAGTTTATGTTACAAAGAGGAGATGCTAAGATGAGCAATGGCTGATTAAGAAACACAAGTAATTCTCTCAACACATCCTCtctcaatttttccttttctgaatgCAGATACTGCTGAAAAAGAATTTTGCTCTCAAAGTTTatctccttaaaagaaaaaaaatagagaaaaaaaaatgaaaacaaaaacgaataagaaaagaaaaaaacagcctgCAATTAACTTCTTGGCATTTAGTTGGCTGCAAACCAAATTTGTGGATTTCACattcatataaattataaattacatTCTCAAAGGCATTTTTGTGTTTAATACAAGTAGGTTATGAACTGAAATCTTAACCAGTTCTCCATGTTTTAAAAGCACACTTGTTCAAGAGGTAGAATATTACAGAGACCCGActcaataataactatatagaaGTTGCTACATACTTTACACTGGATTTAGATGTTCACATTTTGGCTTGtacatatactgtttatataattcTAATTCTCCATTACAAGTGCACAACACTGTAGTCAATTTAGCAGAGGTTTGATTTTGCATAAACATGCTGGTTTGTGGCACAGAGTACTATAATGCGCAGTAGGCTACATTCCCATCTCATATGTAAGCTATCCGTTCCTAGTGGCGCTCACCTTTGTGTAATTATTCACCAGTAGCTCCAGATTTCCTACTACCAGATGTCTATGCTGCATCACAAAAAATATGTAGGTAGTTTTCCTGCTTATGAAGCTTTGTACCCTTCAATCAAACTTAAGAAATTTAATAATTTGGATGATTTACCATCTTTCCATTGCATGTATACAGCTCCTAGCTACAAAGAGGAAATTATTTGGAATTATTagagaaaaataacattaatcttACTTTCTTTACTATATGGCCGTAGGAAGTCCTTCAATATAAATTCAATTAGCTTAATAACTATACAATTAAAACAATACTATGATACTTTTGAAGCTAATCATTACTGAAGAATATCTTCATTTTGTACTAGAGATTCTGAGGCCTGAACTAACTATATGATTCTGATTCATTCTTATATGTGTCTACTGATTTGGCACCATAATTTATACTATCATGTGAATATGGGTGAAAACTAAACTTATATGATGCTGTAACTTATGCAATTAATCAAATGTTGAAAAGATTAGGTGCTCCTCTGAAAGACTGTAAAATAAGAACCTCCATCAGAGTATGGCTAACACATAGTCTTCTTTACTAGGCCTTGAACTACATGTTGAGGTGTGATGGCCCTGGGTGATGCATGTTCATCTGGTAAAGAACACCAAGACGAGACATAGCAGCATGATGATGCATCTGCTGGTGCATGGGGTGGTGCATGGTCATTGGGGGTTGCATGTGTGCCACTTGGGGATGATGCATCATGCCCTGAGGGACACTTAGTGGGTCAACCAGCACAGTCTGTTCCACCTGAGCAGGTGCTTCAGTTATCTCTGTTACTACCAGAGAATTGTCATCCTCTGTGGTAGTGATTTCTTGATATGCTCCAAGATTTCGAGCTGCCTCTGCCGCCTCATCCACAACTGGTCTCATATGTGGATGCTGCTGGTGTTGTGGAACTACACCNNNNNNNNNNNNNNNNNNNNNNNNNNNNNNNNNNNNNNNNNNNNNNNNNNNNNNNNNNNNNNNNNNNNNNNNNNNNNNNNNNNNNNNNNNNNNNNNNNNNNNNNNCACAACCCCTGGCTGACCCATATGTGTCATCTTTTGTTCCATACCAGATCGTTTTTCCATGTGTTTCGCCAAAGGTAACCCATCAACACGTTTCTTCCGGAGATAATTTTCAGAATAGGTCATTTCTTGTGGAATATTATGCTTACTTACCAGATGGTTACGCAGCTTGCTACGGTCATAGTACTCTTTGCCACAATATGTACAAACCTCTGCCTTCCTACGATCATTATGGGCACGTTTGATATGAGTATTAAGTTCCCCAACCCTCTTATAACACTTACCACATATTTGACAGTAAAAGGATGGTTTTTCATGCATTTTAACTCTGTGATACCGAAGGGCATCAGAAGTGGCGAATCTTTCTCCACAGTACTGACAGTTATAAAGGAGAATGCGAAGGTGCACAACATTGATATGCCGCAATAAATCAGTTTTGGTGGCATATCGTTCTCCACACCTATCACACTGTTCTTTAAACTCAGAGTGCATCTTAACTTTGTGCATTTTAAGGGACACTTTAAGGACGGTCTTGCCACATATTTCACACTGCACCTTTGGCTTGGTGGAGGAACCACAGTGGGCCTCTTGATGTTCCCTCAACTTCTTATTTGATGGCGCCATGAACCCACAGTCACTACATAAATATTCAGTTGTTTTGCGATATGTCAAACTTTTATTGTGATGTTTGCGCATGTGGAATGTTAAACCTGGAAGACTCCCCAGCTTGCAGCCACACTCTCCACACGTGAAGTCGTTTGCATTCTGGCCAGCATCATTCAAATGTTTGCTATTTATATGCATCTTGAGTTTGTACTTGAATAAGAAGGTTTCACCACATTCTTCACAAGCGTAGGTTCTGTCTTTAAATGCAGTTTTGGCCCTGCCCTTCCCCTCAGTATGGGCAATCTCCTGATGATACCACAAGTCATCCTTGCGTAGAATGCTGCACATCGCAGTCTTGATAATTTTTGCTTTANNNNNNNNNNNNNNNNNNNNNNNNNNNNNNNNNNNNNNNNNNNNNNNNNNNNNNNNNNNNNNNNNNNNNNNNNNNNNNNNNNNNNNNNNNNNNNNNNNNNttctggcaaaaaaaaaaggcccgggggggaggaaaaaacgcCCCCccgaggtttttaaaaaaaatccctcccaaaacccccttttcccccctacccaATCCTTTCACTCCACTCCTACCCCCTTTACCCAANNNNNNNNNNNNNNNNNNNNNAAATCTTCCCAGTACCATTCCCCCTACTCCAAAATTCCCCAATCTCCGGCAAACCCTTTCCATTCTGAACCAAATACTCCAATATCCTCAACCCCTATGCCTCTCCATTCCTCGCCTTTCCTATCGTACAAGACATCCGAACGTTCCCCCCCATTTTCGcctatctcccttcccatctTACAACCTTCTCCTCAGTGCCTATCCCTTcacctcctttaaaaaaaattctcatttccccccaaaccccccagaaACCCTGGGCATCAAAAGCTCAAGGGGAAGTTCCTCTCTCTAAACCATCCNNNNNNNNNNNNNNNNNNNNNNNNNNNNNNNNNNNNNNNNNNNNNNNNNNNNNNNNNNNNNNNNNNNNNNNNNNNNNNNNNNNNNNNNNNNNNNNNNNNNNNNNNNNNNNNNNNNNNNNNNNNNNNNNNNNNNNNNNNNNNNNNNNNNNNNNNNNNNNNNNNNNNNNNNNNNNNNNNNNNNNNNNNNNNNNNNNNNGATTTTCCCCCCTATTTTGAACTACCTAATACAACACCTTAAACCCCTTTCCCTGATCCCCCCTTTCCCTGATGACCCTCCCTATACTCACCTTCCACCTCTTCTTAATCCCTACCTCAACCCCCAGATACgtgtcctcctccctttctttagaCATCCACCCTACACTTATCAACCGTTTATTGATCCACAATGGCCTTCTACATGGGACATTCGGGTTTTGATTATCACAGATTGGCCTCCCTCACCTCATATTTCTAAACCAACCATTATCTGTCTCCATACCGATTCCAAATTATCATTCTAAAataatccactctctctcttcttgtcttttgtATACTNNNNNNNNNNNNNNNNNNNNNNNNNNNNNNNNNNNNNNNNNNNNNNNNNNNNNNNNNNNNNNNNNNNNNNNNNNNNNNNNNNNNNNNNNNNNNNNNNNNNNNNNNNNNNNNNNNNNNNNNNNNNNNNNNNNNNNNNNNNNNNNNNNNNNNNNNNNNNNNNNNNNNNNNNNNNNNNNNNNNNNNNNNNNNNNNNNNNNNNNNNNNNNNNNNNNNNNNNNNNACCTCCATATATAAACANNNNNNNNNNNNNNNNNNNNNNNNNNNNNNNNNNNNNNNNNNNNNNNNNNNNNNNNNNNNNNNNNNNNNNNNNNNNNNNNNNNNNNNNNNNNNNNNNNNNNNNNNNNNNNNNNNNNNNNNNNNNNNNNNNNNNNNNNNNNNNNNNNNNNNNNNNNNNNNNNNNNNNNNNNNNNNNNNNNNNNNNNNNNNNNNNNNNNNNNNNNNNNNNNNNNNNNNNNNNNNNNNNNNNNNNNNNNNNNNNNNNNNNNNNNNNNNNNNNNNNNNNNNNNNNNNNNNNNNNNNNNNNNNNNNNNNNNNNNNNNNNNNNNNNNNNNNNNNNNNNNNNNNNNNNNNNNNNNNNNNNNNNNNNNNNNNNNNNNNNNNNNNNNNNNNNNNNNNNNNNNNNNNNNNNNNNNNNNNNNNNNNNNNNNNNNNTCAGTAAAGGTTATTTCTGAACCTTTAAAAGTTGCCCAAGGAAAATTgctgcattatttcattgtatgGATCCTCTTCTCGTTAAACGCATGTCTTTTCCATTCGCCACTCAGCAATTTTCATCGACTccaaaaactttattattttaaaaaacccccccaaaaccccccttgtgCCAAAAAGGGCCAATTTTTTATACcatcctcaagaaaaaaaaacagatgcaaCCTTTCTCCCTATACAATATTTGGATAAATGTTATGAGGAATAACAAAAGCTATTAGAAAAGAATACTGCAAGTgagtttatgatatttattaattcACACATTGTATCTGGGGTCAGGGATCCCAAAACTTTCCAAAGGACACAAAGAGTTAGACATTAATACATATTTCAAGCTTTGTCCAACGTATGcagaattgtaatatatatacatcatatacgaACATTCGTACAATTTTGATTGTGTTTTAATTGCATTATCCTAAGGCTAGAAATTGTTCACAGCCATTAACAGGGCATCATTTATGGAAATATACTTGATTGAAAATCATTGCGAATCTAATATGCCAATATTTGACAAAATTTCCTTGGATGAGCCACACAATGATGGCAAACTGAATATCGAACTCTAAAAGGAAGTGGTAAATTAGTATACTTTAACAAAACTACCACCTCACTATGAATGTCCTCTCTCATATTGGTAACATGGGTTATTATGTAGTCTCAAAACTTCTCAACCTGAGTGCTACTAGAGCTTTGAAAACCAtcttgacacaaaaaaaaatgctattgcaCGTTCTAATTTAATACTGTATTCTATTTTTGTTGCATAAAATCTACAAAATAACGATCACTGCtattttgtaacaaaaaaatgttcaagataaaaatttattacaagATCATTGTAAGAACTACTTGGATTGGTTCGCTCATTTACAACATACACTGAATACAAGCGGCCTACAATAAATCTCAAAATGATTGTGTAACTCTGCCGTATTGCACTGATTTCTGTCTCATGATGTATTGTGGCTTTTTATAAGACACTGTATATTTGAACAATAGTGTAGCTATGTACAGAGATTGTGTTAATCCCAATCCAGTAATATTGCCAAGTgaataaaatttgaaaagttGCAAACAATGAACCAGAGTGGTtgttacataatgaaaaaaaaatatatgcaggaTTACCAAGACTCCATTTCCCTACAGATCAGTGAAATAAAAGTGTCATGTAATTGCCAGCCCTTACTGGATAGGAAAAATTCCTTGATAGAGAAAATTATATGCAGTATCTGATTATATTCAGActgaatttttgtttgttttattagaaCTGGTGCCTTCCGTTcggaaggaataaaaaggaatacTTATGGATTTGCTAAAATGAACATTAGTTTGTTGGTATGAAATAATAGCATTTTACAGACAACACTAATTGGGTTTCAGTAAAAACTACACTCATCATGCAGCATTAAATTAAATCCTAATATCAAAATTGTGTGAAAACAATGGTGCCAATAGTTGAATATGTTCTTTTGCCTATATTAATCACTACATTtccataatcatataatcataataatgaaaaataaaatatatgtatcaaaGACTGCAAGTGGCTTTGTGTTCAGTTTGCACCTTATATAATGAATTAAATCATTCATCTAATCATCCATTTCTGCCCACAACTCCAGGTTTCAAAATGACATAAATTTGACAAATACCCACAGATGCTGCAGGTGCAAGCCATCACACACCTCAGAACTTTCCTTCCACAGAAATATTCCCCAAAGTATTTTCACGTACTCTTCATCATGATGAGATGGATGGGAAATATATTTTGCCATTCATCTGGAACATTTATCCTGGTTGAGGGCCATCCAACAAAACCATTTTGACTCAGTGAGGCCTTCCCTAATACCAAGGGTATTGAGGGTGCGGACCACTGAGTTCAAAATGGTGAAGTGTAATGGTGACATGCTCAACCTTAAAGCCCACTAGTAAAAGACATTTTGTGCANNNNNNNNNNNNNNNNNNNNNNNNNNNNNNAAGGGTTGtgtaaaatacagtaaaaaaaaaaaaaataataatatcttttatctACTAGACCTATACCTCTAGTGATTTATATCTAAACATTTTAAGtttccatataaaaatatttttttcattcgaaTGAAAGACTGGAAAACTCTGAGATGTTATATTTGGATTAAGAGAGCTGTGACCATTAATTAATGAAGTTTCACTCCAAGCTTTCTCATTTTATTTGAATTAAGAGGGGTCATCAAGGGCAATTCTTCTACATAATGATCGCACATAAGACCTACGTCAACAATCTTTCTTCAAACAATAAAAGACTGTTTGTCCTTTATCCCCAACACATGTTAGAGTCAAATAGCTCTAAATATTTCTAGAAATTACAGAGGTATCAGACCTACATCAGGTTTATTTAGAGGTAGGCACTGCCCAAGAAGTGTGTCAACTTCTCGCAAGGCGTTATTCAAGAGATGATTGAAAATGTGTGAAGTAAGCCACTAGATTTCCAATATTTCTCAAATGGATAAGAAGAACGAAAAAAGCCACAATCTAAACTCAAAAATAGTCTAAAAATTCAGTTGATATATTTCTATACAATTTTGATTCCATATCCTTTTCAAGCATGAAACAGAAAACAATTTACCAAACTGGAAGTGTATTTAGAAACAATAACAGACATACATTcagacatataaattaatatatacaagaaGATGCATAACATTTGGAATGCTGGTATGTTCTactaaaaaatactgaaatagcTAGAGGATTataacatttttcaaaaaaactttggCTATCAACAATACCAGCGCTATATGAAATACAAGACTGCAatatcaatacatttttttttttttttataaataaattcaaTAACTATTGATTATTATGCACAAAAAATGCATGAAAATCTGTCATACACAAATTTGTTTAACAATTAACCTTTACCAAATATATAACCAATAAACAATG
This window of the Penaeus monodon isolate SGIC_2016 chromosome 31, NSTDA_Pmon_1, whole genome shotgun sequence genome carries:
- the LOC119592909 gene encoding zinc finger protein 62 homolog; this encodes MCSILRKDDLWYHQEIAHTEGKGRAKTAFKDRTYACEECGETFLFKYKLKMHINSKHLNDAGQNANDFTCGECGCKLGSLPGLTFHMRKHHNKSLTYRKTTEYLCSDCGFMAPSNKKLREHQEAHCGSSTKPKVQCEICGKTVLKVSLKMHKVKMHSEFKEQCDRCGERYATKTDLLRHINVVHLRILLYNCQYCGERFATSDALRYHRVKMHEKPSFYCQICGKCYKRVGELNTHIKRAHNDRRKAEVCTYCGKEYYDRSKLRNHLVSKHNIPQEMTYSENYLRKKRVDGLPLAKHMEKRSGMEQKMTHMVPQHQQHPHMRPVVDEAAEAARNLGAYQEITTTEDDNSLVVTEITEAPAQVEQTVLVDPLSVPQGMMHHPQVAHMQPPMTMHHPMHQQMHHHAAMSRLGVLYQMNMHHPGPSHLNMTSYGHIVKKHRHLVVGNLELLVNNYTKQYLHSEKEKLREDVLRELLVFLNQPLLILASPLCNIN